In the Neodiprion virginianus isolate iyNeoVirg1 chromosome 2, iyNeoVirg1.1, whole genome shotgun sequence genome, ACCTATAATATTGTGTAATAGCTGTGGCACGTCGATCTGGCCAAATGTGATACACAACGTGTCAGGTTCGTGGATAATTTTCACCCATGTCATATAGTCTCAGTTATGTGTTACTCTTGTGCTCTTTCAAACATTCAAATATGTTTTCTTAAACATATTAACAGATGTctttagaaagaaaatttagtgTTGATGAGGACAGTCATAGTTGTGCTAGCATTGTGAATGAtgatttgataaatatttttaatagcAATAGTAACAGTGGTGATATTTATGAAAGTGGCGATATTACTGCAATTAGgtgcaaacaaaaaataaatagaaattcgaaatataatatttgataataTGTTTTGGGAAAATATTGTAACAGCAATAAAgaataaacaatgaaaaaaaaagacgaaaaatagaagaaactTGGTTTCCTGTAGATtatggtgaaataaaaatatattttgtattatgtataatgGTGGCTCAAGTTAGgaaaccaaaaatttaaatcaactGGTCTAATTGTAAATGGGCCTTGACAGAAAGCCTAATATTGAGAGAACAATGCGAATGAAAAGATTTCTGCAAATAACTACACTGAAACTTCCCAATAGTGGACATCTTCAGGACTGGAAATCTTCTCCCTTATAGAGAAGTGTCTGTTACTACGCGGTATATTTTCCATTAGGCTTTTCTGCCTGGGATTTTTAACTTGTCCGTTATGAACAGGCGTCCGTTAAGAGAAGTTTCACTGTAGATGTTTGCATTTTGCAAATAATCATAAACAGACAGATAGATAGGATTCATCATGTTCATGGCAATGTTGGACAAGAATCAGTAacatatgaggtattccacaCCATTTCACCTAATCGGTGAAGGTCACCGACGCCGATCttggtgtcaatttttttctcaattcgtctatcgaaaaaaaagaacacgtGTTCGACCGTTTTTCGATTAGGCCACCTGTGtcgattttatgaattttccgaTTTGTCAACTTTTTCGAAACAGCCTTATTCCAACTGGCTCTATCTTCAAGAGCCttcattcttttcaaaaaatgatacaaGTATAAAATGTGTCAATAAGTCCAagctttctgaaaaaaaaattagaaaatttttccaaccacacaattctaaaattttttgaaatgcGACACCTTTGATTTTCCTGAAACTTTTTACTTGCATTCGACCAGTTACAATCAAGTTTTCCTCCAAAGGAAATTATGGACTTCCGATTCGTTCAGGAGTTACACCATCATAAGTGccgaaaaattggaaaattcgTAAAATCGACACAGGTGGCCTAATCGGAAAACGGCCGAACacatgttctttttttttcgatagacgaattgagaaaaaaattgacaccaaGATCGGCGTCGGTGACCTTCACCGATTACGTGAAATGGtgtggaatacctcatatagAGCAGtaacaagaaataaaataacgaaaaatctAAAGGCAGGAATATtaaggtaaaaagaaaaatagaatcaTACGGTGGTCACGAACATTACGGCTTACATTACAGATAAATTACGCAAAATAAAACTTGTGACGAATGTTTTTAATCTGTGATCTAAAAAAGTGTATCGATGCAAGAAGACATTGCTATCAGTGAATCGGCAATGAAAATAACTAAGAAAACAGATAAGGGACAATAATACCAGAGACGCTTATCTTATAAACAATTTAATCCAAGAAAACTAGTTAGATAtggtattaaattttataaattatgtgATTCAGAATCGGGTTATTGCTGTGTCTCTAAAAAAATACTCAGGtagtgataaaataaattctaatGATAGTGATTCTGAAAATGTTGTTAAAGAGCTATCACAGTCAGTGTTACGTAAAGGACATATTTTATACTTAGACAATTGGTACACTGCACCAAAACTGGTTATAACTAATTAACAGTAAAACTAATGCTGTCGGAACAGTAGATTTGAACAGAAAGAATATGCCAAATGATTTGGTTGaagcaaaattaaaaaaagaagaatgcAGAACGAAAAGCTGCAATGGAATACtgacataaaaatataaatataaacgtgacatttatattatttctaCGAAACACGAAACAGCAGAAATGGCTGCATaaggcaaaaatcaattcaatcCTACTTCAAAACCCAAAGGTGTCATTGAGTACAACAAAGGAATGATTGGACTTGATCGACAAGACCAAATGCTAGTGTGCTTCTCTGTTATGAAGGAATATGCAAAAGGATActgaacagtttttttttacatgctTGATATTGAACTTTTGAACTCTTATATTTTGTCCAACAAAGTAAATACTAGAGAAAAACAGAGCCACTCATGCTAagtatgaaattgaaatagtCGAGtcattaatgaaaaatgtgcCGTTACCAGAATATAAACGATGAGGGTGATTTTTGAATGGAGTTTTACCCCAGAGACTCCACACGCAACATTGGGgtcattttttcaagaatatagACCCAACACCATCGAAAACAAAGCCATAAAGAGCCTGTAAAGTTTGTACAAGATATAAGTAAAAAAACGTAGCGAAACAACATAGGAGTGCAAAAGATTTAAAGTTACATTGGATGTACCAATATGCTTCGAAAGTTACCATACAATTGAAGCTTAATAACTTTCTGTTACatgttttttaaaatgtttataatttaatataagcatttattcacgaatttaaataaaatgttgttGATTTAttaatctttctttttcactgaTGAATtgtttgtaattatttatcaaacACCTTAAGAAATTAAACCGGTTGTATCTTACACATGTTTACATATCATGAGACGTATGCAATTGGCATAACTTCGAACATTTATCCAAACTGTAAAATGGCTCAACATGCAACCGACCTTGCTGTTTATTATAGCATGGGCGATCAGAACTTAAATTGTAGGGCAAGAGGTTAAATATCGATTTGATTGAAATGTTTACATGCCTGTATATCAGGCGGAACTGCACATCATGAACCACCCGCTTTACTCTTTGCCTTCATCCTTTTGCACGACTCGAGGAACgcttgatttttcaataatttgaatCTTTTGTCAGTAGAACTAGATGCATATTGTGCATTCTCTGAAAGCAACGCTAATTATAGAGAACCCTTAATTTGCTGTTCTCGTTGATCTGTTCAGTCTCATGATGGCGAAAGGGTTAAAATATTGGGTGATACACGTATTTAGGTATCATTGCTACTACAtcaaatagaaataaaatctgGAATGTTGAAATTGTCTGTTCGATTAAAATCTAACGTCATTGCATGTGAAATCTCATGCAAAGAatagtgatgaaaaataaatcaaccTAGGGCGAtctttgtttaaaaaaaaggaaaaagtacAAAAGTGTATTTTGTAATATAAAGTCAAGATTTTGCCGTACGCGTGATTCAATCATGTTCGTACAAattacgtatgtacatacgaTTTACTCAGACCTATATACATCTATGCACGTATTAATTATATGCGTTGAATAGAAATTGAGATATTAATCAGTTTGATGCGCTTtgtgtgaaatattattaGTATTTTACAGAATATCGTCTGCTTCGTTTTTGACTATTATTTACAAGATTAAAGCGAACTCTACGCAGTTTACTTGTCTTACAAATCACCTGCAGACTAGTCGGCACCTTGCTTAATTCACCAGCACTCTGTACATCACGAATAAAAcgataatgaaattttcttccttcGTTCTGAAATAGTGAATCTTTTAGCGTACCCACAGCAACGAACGGCAATCACCGTCGAATTAATTATTGCTACATAAAGCTAACGAGAAGAACGGCACAGATCATATCTACCACTGTCTACGAATTCGTCTATACCTTAGATGTACGTAAATTTGAACACACGGTTAAACGTTTACGGGTAAAGCGAATTACCCGTTAATCGTATAGTCGTTGTACCTTCACTATTAAGGCGGTCAGCCCAGTTATTTGAACGATAACTCGTTCCGGTTAGTCTAATCAATTACAAATGTTAAATTTCTATAATACAGCATTTTTTAACAACCTTCCAGTGAAAGTCTTTGATTTATGTTTCCCACCCTAGTTTTTATTTCCTTGAGGATGTCCTCGGCCAGCTCATCGACCGTGGTGTAgcgaactttgaaaaaattgaatatatcaACAAGAAATTCGACGACCTGCTCCCGGAAGTAGTAACAAGTAGCACGAAGGCTTCCCTCGGGTCCTAGGAAACCCCAGACCAAGACCGGTGATATTTGTTCCGAAATAGAATAGAAATGCGCTAGGAAACCCTTGTTGTATTTGAGCATCTGGCGCTTTCCCATTAGCACGGACCACACCGCTGTACCTATGGCCTGTAAATTGATTTTCCCGTTAGTAAATGCACAATGTTAATATGGATGCACCATATCCAGATAGATTAAAGGCACCGCTCGTATACACAATCGTATTTGAACAGTGTTTCCATCCTCGGTTTTCGCTCGGCGGATGCCGTTACGCGTCGCGtacacaataattattttaatggGGAAACGCAGGGTAATCAACTGTGGCTAGAAGGTATTATACCGTTTCACGGAAACTCGCTGAAATCCATCGGTTTTGGAGTATCGCCTTTATCGACGACGGTGGTTTCTCGACCTCGTCGAAAGCATCAAGTAGTATAAAGTCGATCAGCACGTCGTAGAAATTGATGCACTTTACATTTCGCCCCGAAAGTTCCTCCTGCATCATACTACGCTTACTTGGATCCTGAAGAAAGTCGAGCATGGCTTCGTAGTGCGTTAGATAGTCCTTAGGGTCCTGTGGAACAAGAAAGAGAAACGCTTTCCATTGATATTCGAGGCTGGAAGTAGGTATATGCGGCTTTCATGAATATACAACAATACCGACCCTATCCGCGTATACGATCAGATCACTGATCAGCTGCCTTCCCATGTCAGCTATCCACGAGGCGGCGGCGGGCCAGGCGAATAACCTGGAGAAAGCCTGCCGCAGGCAGTGGACCTTGGCCAGGTACTCGACATCGGAACCACACTTAACCAACTCCGTGTGTAACTTCCTATGTGGCAGCGACGGAGATGAGTGAAAACGCGAAACGATTACAGAAAGGCGGAAATGAGACATCATGACGAGGTGAGAGCGTTAATTTACCTGCAAGGTATGCCCTTGTCTTCGTGTTGCTTCAGCGCCGTATGGTACAACTTCTGCTTTTCAAAGTGCGGAAAAAACTCCGAGAACTCCTCAAACTCCCGAAGATCGGCTACCTACAATCCGAGCAATTTGTCGCAGGGACATGAAACAACtattattcaaatatcaacTGCACAATTCTTACGTATACATCTTCGCTGATGGGCGGCGCTTACCCCGTCGCGGGCCGATTCAAATGACTCTGGGGATGACGCCGCGTCCTGTTTATCCCTGTGGGTGGAAGACGCTCGAGTTCCTGATACGGAGCGCTTCCGGCTCTCCTCGCTGCCCGCGTCACTTTCGTTACGGAATAGTACGGAGTGCTGCGGAATACAAAACAGGACCATGTGTAACGACGCAGTGAACTGATAGTAGCAGCTGCACTCAAGGTGCCCATAATGAGTAGTGTAGTGTGCcgattgaatgaaattcgaattacGACGAGCTCACCTGATCTATAAAGAGGAGCTCGGCGGTGTTTTGTATGTGGTAACCGAGGTCAAGCAGCTCCTGGACATCGTGAGTGAACGCGGCGTCGGCCTTGGAGGGTAGAGCAAGGGCGTCTCCGCAATTCAATGAGGAGCTGAAAGCTGTAAGGGCATCCTCCCAGCAGTATATGGCGCGCTCGAGTGCCTCGAGTCCTGGAAACGCGCCAAGGTATCAAGTCTCAATAGGGAATAAACTGGGAAAAATGGGACAATTCGTTATTTAAATTGGAGTGCCATGGGATAGTTGTGAAGCTCGGCGATCATTCTTTTCACGAATCGCATACGCGTTGTCGAAAGACCGCAAACTTTGAATCACTACTTGATTTCACGAATGGGCTTAACGTCTCTTAAACCTTTCTGATTTTAAGTTTGTTTCGTCCGACATAAGTTCACGCTTCATGTAGCTATACAGTTCGTACAAAGTACTTTATTCCTTACtcaattttgattaaattttcgttgGTTGAAACAGTCAATGATGACAAGATGCAATTCATAGAATGATGCTTTTATTACGACGTTTCGGCAGGACCCCGCCTGCCATCATCAGGTTTCTTAACGGGGTCCTGCGAAACGTCGTAATAAAAGCATCATTCTATGAATTGCATCTTGTCATCATTGACTGTTTCAaccaatgaaaatttaatcatacACCAAACACAGTCATGAACTTAAACCATCATTTACTCAATTTTATTGATCTGAAAAACGGGGAAGAAGTAGCATTTGCCTTCAGCAAATGCAGCTTTCAGTTTCTTTCCATATTGGTCCCACTTCTCAAGTCAATAAAGTGACTACAGCTAAACTCTGGACTAAAGTCCAATATGCAACACGGGAATAAAAGCCTATTATTCCCTTATTACACAATGTACCATGATAAGCGTTATATTAATACGGGTATgctgaaaaatgatttcaggACCGGGGATACTGTTTCAGAGATGATCGTAACACTTTGCGGAGTTGCGGTGTTACACATCGACGTATACCTAGTTCGTTTCCCTGCAGTCCCGTTATACCCTGGAAGATAAGTGTACTTGCGTTCCGGGCCTCTGTAgtatatataagtatgtaCATAAGAACAAGTGTAAGAAATAAGCAGAGGCGATCGGCGGACCAGTCGACGATGGTTGAACACAATATTACAGTTTTTACAAACTCGTCATGAGAGTTATAACGGTACAATATATAGGTATAGCTACAACTACTGTGACCCGTGAATCTCGTCTCTCGTACTCCTGTAACAACTATGACGGTAACCAGAGACAGAGGGATTTATTCCGGCGTGCGAACGTGAAACGGTGCGCGATTCTATCCGTGGAGGGCAAAACGTACATATGTACCTAGCTGACGTAATCATCTCGGCGTATTATCTGCTGTCGTTTTATTAGCAGGTCGACGCCAACCGGTTGTGAATGTTATACGTTACGTTACACGATGCATTCCGTTCGCTGTTGTATTCAACGCTCGTTCCTTCTCCGCCGTTTCGCGTACAACTCGCCGTGTCACATTATAATCTGTACACGTGATATACcttatacgtgtgtatatatatatatatatatatatatatatatacacatacctatatatatatatatgcgtggAAAATACCTTGATTGGGAAGATCGGGAATCGGGAATCGACGTCAAGGTCCAACGTAACGTAAGACAACGACGGCGTTCAATCTCTAATTAAAGGCACGCGGGCCGGATGCGGAATCCTTCGCGGCAATCAGACCGTCCGAAACATAATATCCAATTGACGCCGCGGGTGCGGCGGAGCTTATATGCAACgttctaacaataagtgcaTTGAATGCATCCCATGCTACTGCTACATCCATACGCATGATGAATTACTACACATGTATATGATGTATATGATGTGTACGGTATACGCAGCTACGCAACAACGTGTAGACGTATGGCTGACAGGGGGTTGCATCCCCTGCAGAAATATTCTGGCATGTCTTTCGTGCACGTGAACCTGGTAAGAAGGTGAAAACGTTCGATGCTGAATCAGGAGGAGAGGGTAGGAGAGGGTGGGAATTCCGTGTGCCTGTGCGCCCTTGTCCCTTGTTCCTTGGTTCTGGTTTTGTGACCAACATTTCCCATTCTCCTCCCCctcctgctgctgctgatgctgatgctggTGCTGATGCTGGTGCTGCAGGGGAACTCGATCTGCGTCAATAACGCGCGTTCGCGTGACGTAATCCTCCCCAGGTTTGTTATTGGAGGATGTGTCATCCAATGGAGAGGGGATGTTGGCGGCAGCTGAGGCCAGGGCCGAACGCGGAGGGAGAAGGAGAGCAAGAAGGTAtagggagagagggagagagagtgGCCAATGGGGGGGAGAGAGAATAGCGGTGACGGTGGCAGTGTCGAGGTCTAGCCGTTTGTTTCAGAGTGGTGCACCTTGGTCCTCAGTCGACTGGCTTCTGGTCCCGAAGACGTTTGCTGTAACAGTACAGTGCGTACTGTACCAAGAATAATAGTTGCGCTTTTTCACCCGGCGTTGTTCTACTCTCGagttttcgttgttttttttttcgttgcacTCTTTGCCCGGCCAAACCTTACATATCCAATCGCCGGGCCAAGTGCCAATCGGCACAGTTCGTGTTACACCGTTATTTCCACACGGCTCTCTTGACTTGTACCTCAATTCGGAATCATCTGCGGAATTGCCAAAATACCCGGTACGTTATTGCGGAGTGACGAATTATGAGCTGTGTTCATTTCCGCTTAGAGGAAACGCGTCGAAGAAGTCTTTCAGTGTCCCATTAGGCTCTGAAGAACAATCCGGATTATAACTCATATGCTGACGACGGATCACTCAAAGTAAGTATGTATACAACGAATGTAACGCGAAGATCGGAATCGCCTGCGCGCTTCTTGTACTCCTTCATCTTCAATTCTTCTGAGCCCGCGCGACTTCGGTCTGCCGGCGTTCTCTTTCGTCTCATGAATTATGGAAACTTCAAGGCGACACTTAGATCTCGAAATTTCGGTTGGTTAAGCGAAGGCATCCaatgaggagaaaaaataattatcgtcgCATTATAGCCTCGCGTATGCCGTCGACCTTGAATCGATGGACTACGTAATCGTAGTTTCAATACAAATTCGGGTTCCAAGCACAGCCTACGTAATGTCCGCGTAGTACACGGTAGCAAACGGAGAACATTAATAGTTTCAATCAACCACCGTTATCAGAATTGGTAACCCCGTTTGATTTATCATCCTCAAAATGCGGTCATAATACAATGGGGGAAAATCCGCCACTAAATACCGAGTCATTTACAAATTGTTATTCGTGGCAGCTAACGTTCAACCTTAATCACTGTAATGTCCACGTTCGCGGTAAAAGGAATTCATATATTAATGCTCTCATTCCATCACCCTTCCTAGATGACCTGCTCTTCGCACTCGAACCATTTCATTCCCATAATTCGGTCATACTTCACTTGGAAAATCCGTCCCTAAGGGCCGAGTCATTCGCAGATTGTAGTTCGCGGCCGCTCCTGTAAAACTTTAATCACGAGTTGAGCTCGGCTCATGGTTATTGTCGTTTGTAGTTGACGTGGTTGCGTGATGAGGGTATATACTATACCACAACGGCTCAGCCACGTATAACGTTAATTAGTTAATTACTCGTAGCCTTCCGAAAAATCAGCCCCATTGTAGCGTTAGAAATGACTGGGTGAGAGAATTAGAAGCTCCGTTTCGTAAAGACTATCGTACGGGGCAAAACTCTGTGCTTCGTTAGGTGATAGTCTGATACGTATGGGTAAAAAGTTGAAAGGCAATTAAACACAAATTGCCGCATTAACGAGGCAGGGCTATCACCCATGGCATTTTGTAGCGAGCCAGCTCTAAATTAGTCTGAAAAGGTGATGACGTATACTTGCAGGGTATGTCAATAACATCGAAATCCAGGGCCGTCCTACATGCGAAGAATGCCCTCAGTTTGAATTACACCTGCGTTAACGATTCTCCATATTCAATGATGACAGTTTAAAAGTTGGATAAAAAATCGCGGTTTGTGCAGAAGAACTCTGTCAGTCGATATATGTACTTTCTATTTCGTCATAGCTGTGAATCCAGTGAGCggcaggaggaggaggaggacggaCCTGCATTTATACAAGTTCACTTTTAAACGTGTCCGTATCTATGTACACCTAACGCCTATACCGGAGAGTCACAATTTGCCCTCTGACCACTCGTGCTCATAGCGATTTATGCGGTagataaatataattcaattgGCTGCTGCATCATCGCCCTTGAATGTTGCGACGGCTCGCTCCGTGGTGAATTACTCGACTTTTTGAAGAAAGTTATCAAATCAACTGATAATTTAACCCGTCGCCGACCTTGTTCGTATTACAAGCATGTAgacgtgtgtgcgtgtatgtgtgtgcgGGGGTTTGATTCGGTCGATATTCGAGCGAACGCGAGGGGTATACAGCAAGAGAGTCAGATGAGCATATAGTTTGCTTCACCGGAAGCGGTAAGTCACGGGCTAGTGAATTTGATGAATTATAACAGATTTTCGGAATCAGGTACATACATCGTGCGATGACGAATTTTAGGTAGGTACGCGTTTGTATAATGAAGAAAGTTGCTGCTGCAGCACGTCGTGAGAAACGCTGCCCATAGCTATGCGAAAGGACTGCGCATATAGTGAGTAAATTTTGCCAGCGGGCGTGTTTTGTTTCAAAACACTGCGCCACCGGGCATAAGCAAGGCGACGCGACGTACGGAATTATCAGCATCTCTCGCCTTTCTGTActccacatttttttctcttggcAATTGGTAGTGTTATACCGCATACATCTATATCTATAGGCAATGCGCATGATGTCGTATCTCTTTTTCACACCACTGACAAATTCTAAGAAGCAGGGCGTATAACGTGAGTCAACTTCGCTCGGACCACCGGTTATACATTAATACCTATGCATACCTATTTATGCCCTATAAGAATCGTACGTAATCGCAGGAAATGTTTGGACAAAATTGGCTCCTCGCTTCGCGAATGCCGTAACCCACCGGCCCTATAGATACGTGTAGATAACCTGCAATCGCGTACGTGTGTACGCATATAATCTACCCATGGCTCTATAGAAATACGCGACATCCGCTTAAGCGCGCCGCGATTACTCCTGAAGCACCGCGAGGCTGCAACCCGTCGTTCATGCGTGCATTCAGGGGAGAGAACCCCATGGTGATTGGAGTGGTATAAGACATGGGTAAAGACGAGAGAGCGCCGGCTGCATCTTTTCAACTTCTCCTTCTTCCCAAGGTAGGTGCGGGGCGTTATCATGGTAACGCCAGGGCGCCCCGCGTACCTCCACGCCAATGGCGGTGCACTGAAAAGTTGCCAGGCGATCGATAACTCCTAGCGCCACAATGTCGCATGTCCGGCGTTAGCTGAGTATACATCAATACCTATACCGTGCGAATATGTATGGTACACACATGCCACTCGATGTGAATGCCGTTCCACTCGGTGTCACATCACAAATGTCATATGTGTCGGTGTGCTCATTCTTGCCATTTTGCAGATGATTATCACATGCAGAAATACACGCGGACCGGTGAAACCGGCAGCGTTTAGCCTAGTACAGCTGATATTCCTCGCCACCTTCGCACTCGGCGACAATAGCGTACACGTTCTATCGTCGTTCAACCAGCTTGTCACTTCTAGTATCCTCAGATGGTTGCCTCAGAACCAGGCCGAAACCGAAGGGAACAACGACCTCGTTATTGGGGGCATCAAATTTGTCTCTGGATTGGAAGGTGCGACGCGCCTTTTGTAACGTCGACATATTCAAGTCCCGTGTATCGTCAGTCATCGTTTTTTcatatgaatttttccatACAGTTGATCCCAGCACAGGCTCGAGTCAAACCGAATCGAGACCGATATTTGTCTGTCGGGCAATTCACAACGCTATTTGGGTGGCCGGAGGCCAGGTTGAAGGTGAGAAACGGTGCGTCGTCACGCTTCTCGGCAACGTACATTCATACCAGCGGTACGAACTTCTTCAAAACGTTGAGAAAGCAGCGCGCCTCGATTGGCGCTACTGGGATAAATTCAAACAGGTACCCGAGATAGGTTCCGTCGCAACCGCGGATGCCTCAGCTGAAGTAACCTACGTAGCGCGGCACGAGGGACCAAAGCAAGAAACCGACCTTACAGAACAGATCGTCGGCTATACCCACTACATAGGGACGTACGACCCGAGCGACAATCTCGGCAGCatcacttacgtaaaagagGTAAGAAGGCGTATGATTGTAAGACACGAGCACGATTATCCATGTCACTCTTATTTCAGAACGGTGTCCAAGACTCGGCAGACTCCGGCGAGGTCCTCGTCGAATGGGAGCCAGTATCTTACGAACTGAAATCGGTCAAGTTCAAAAAGTTCAAAGACCGAATTATAAAACGGCAGTCTCGGGTACTCGGCGAGGCAACTCTCAGTAACGTTGGCTCGTATGCGGTGACCGTCGCAAACGCTTTCGCCTACTCTTACAACTATTCCGCATACTGGGGACAAGGACAAGCGATGCTCAAAGGACTGAATACCACGATCACCCTTGCTAATAATACGAAATTACCAGACGTACAATGGGGCAGCCAGGTGAACGAACATCGCGAAAGCGTTCACACGTGAGTTTTTTTTAAGCCCTTCTGGAAAAGACCTACCTCGCTGGTTCACGGCTCTATTAGTTATTCAGTTTCTCAAATAGAATATATAACAAGTTAACACACGTTTCTGTATTTTACAGAGTGAAGATGTACCTCGAGCCGGGTACCGCGGTGAACGTGACACTCAGGGCGAACTACACAGACAAGGAACTTTCCTACACGGCGCAGTTGATCTCGCATTATAAGGACAAAGTCAAGACACCACGCACGATAAACGGTTTTTATCGCGAAGAAAGCATGATCGATGTCAATCCTGATTTTGGACCTATTTACTATCTGAGTAACTATACCCTGGTCCCGACGACGACtacgacaacgacaacgacgacgacgacgacaacggAACGACCGCGTTCGCGATCCGATACCGAGGGGCGACGAAATCACGGTGAAAAAGATACCGATGACCCCAATTTTAATCTGGTTATTCCACCAGGCGGAAAAGGCACAACGGAGATGCAGGCCGACGACCGCAGCCCCCAATCCCTAAAAAATAAGCTCGGTCCAGCAGAGGGAAGCAGCGCTCCTCGCATTGTTTATCCCGAGCTGTTAATCCTCGCCGGAGGAATCCTGTTCGCCCTCAGCGACTGGTCCCATACATGGGCGACATGATTATTGCGACGACCTTTATTGTCAGTATAAAATACCATTTAAATTCTCGTTAACGCAATATGTAGTATATATATCACTCGTTAATACGTGGGaacgaattaattttatatcgCTCCAAGTGTACCGAATATACATACGATGACGGAAATTTCGTGGAAAATGGgagtaagaaaaagaaaaaaaatatgaaaatcttaaaaataaattattctatttGGCTATGTTACAAGATGGTTCCTTCTGATGAC is a window encoding:
- the LOC124298318 gene encoding mitoguardin isoform X1 codes for the protein MMSIFNVKNMIGQFNSKFVITLPSINLSRTQKILIICLTSGTLLLGGLAQFLKRRRRHPASFARRYPRDVRHKYINGKSSNLDAISQVSWARRSEASTRSHVSDRASLISSVPGGPDGDVKLTPQQYGVLGLEALERAIYCWEDALTAFSSSLNCGDALALPSKADAAFTHDVQELLDLGYHIQNTAELLFIDQHSVLFRNESDAGSEESRKRSVSGTRASSTHRDKQDAASSPESFESARDGVADLREFEEFSEFFPHFEKQKLYHTALKQHEDKGIPCRKLHTELVKCGSDVEYLAKVHCLRQAFSRLFAWPAAASWIADMGRQLISDLIVYADRDPKDYLTHYEAMLDFLQDPSKRSMMQEELSGRNVKCINFYDVLIDFILLDAFDEVEKPPSSIKAILQNRWISASFRETAIGTAVWSVLMGKRQMLKYNKGFLAHFYSISEQISPVLVWGFLGPEGSLRATCYYFREQVVEFLVDIFNFFKVRYTTVDELAEDILKEIKTRVGNINQRLSLEGC
- the LOC124298318 gene encoding mitoguardin isoform X2 — protein: MMSIFNVKNMIGQFNSKFVITLPSINLSRTQKILIICLTSGTLLLGGLAQFLKRRRRHPASFARRYPRDVRHKYINGKSSNLVSWARRSEASTRSHVSDRASLISSVPGGPDGDVKLTPQQYGVLGLEALERAIYCWEDALTAFSSSLNCGDALALPSKADAAFTHDVQELLDLGYHIQNTAELLFIDQHSVLFRNESDAGSEESRKRSVSGTRASSTHRDKQDAASSPESFESARDGVADLREFEEFSEFFPHFEKQKLYHTALKQHEDKGIPCRKLHTELVKCGSDVEYLAKVHCLRQAFSRLFAWPAAASWIADMGRQLISDLIVYADRDPKDYLTHYEAMLDFLQDPSKRSMMQEELSGRNVKCINFYDVLIDFILLDAFDEVEKPPSSIKAILQNRWISASFRETAIGTAVWSVLMGKRQMLKYNKGFLAHFYSISEQISPVLVWGFLGPEGSLRATCYYFREQVVEFLVDIFNFFKVRYTTVDELAEDILKEIKTRVGNINQRLSLEGC
- the LOC124298321 gene encoding protein unzipped, with the protein product MIITCRNTRGPVKPAAFSLVQLIFLATFALGDNSVHVLSSFNQLVTSSILRWLPQNQAETEGNNDLVIGGIKFVSGLEVDPSTGSSQTESRPIFVCRAIHNAIWVAGGQVEGEKRCVVTLLGNVHSYQRYELLQNVEKAARLDWRYWDKFKQVPEIGSVATADASAEVTYVARHEGPKQETDLTEQIVGYTHYIGTYDPSDNLGSITYVKENGVQDSADSGEVLVEWEPVSYELKSVKFKKFKDRIIKRQSRVLGEATLSNVGSYAVTVANAFAYSYNYSAYWGQGQAMLKGLNTTITLANNTKLPDVQWGSQVNEHRESVHTVKMYLEPGTAVNVTLRANYTDKELSYTAQLISHYKDKVKTPRTINGFYREESMIDVNPDFGPIYYLSNYTLVPTTTTTTTTTTTTTTERPRSRSDTEGRRNHGEKDTDDPNFNLVIPPGGKGTTEMQADDRSPQSLKNKLGPAEGSSAPRIVYPELLILAGGILFALSDWSHTWAT